In Clostridium sp. DL-VIII, the following proteins share a genomic window:
- a CDS encoding DHHA1 domain-containing protein, translated as MEKIYYDNRYLKDFTAEIVDIKEVDGKFHVVLDQTAFFPGGGGQSCDLGSIGEHEVLDVYEKNEIVYHVVEKKPIKIHKVKCVIDWTRRLDGMHQHLGQHVLSGAFFNLFNANTFAIHLGSDISTVDIYGILSEEQVRQAEKLANKIIGDALTVESFIPTKSELKKLSLRRALPNTEEDIRIVKIGDFDINACCGLHPASTQDLRLIKIKRFTKHKEGTRIEFLAGERAVSDSFKKDEFQNSICKYLNCNEDEAINGIKNLNESLRAANEMNKSLNALLAKYQVKEILENAAKVNDIKLIKQIFDGENLKYVSNLTSKLIESERTIALMAVKSDDKVNLLFACSKDISEIKMNELLKDSISLIDGKGGGSPFQAQGAGKNNSNLESAMDYAFNKISHFLG; from the coding sequence TTCCCTGGTGGCGGCGGTCAGTCTTGTGATCTTGGATCTATAGGAGAGCATGAAGTTCTTGATGTTTATGAAAAAAATGAAATTGTTTATCATGTAGTTGAAAAGAAACCCATAAAAATACATAAGGTTAAATGTGTAATTGATTGGACTAGAAGATTAGACGGTATGCATCAACATTTAGGCCAGCATGTACTTTCTGGAGCTTTCTTTAATCTTTTTAATGCTAACACCTTTGCTATACATTTAGGTTCTGATATAAGTACTGTTGATATTTATGGTATTTTATCTGAAGAGCAGGTGCGCCAGGCTGAAAAGCTTGCAAATAAAATAATAGGTGATGCTTTAACTGTTGAATCTTTTATTCCTACTAAAAGTGAATTAAAGAAGTTAAGCTTAAGACGTGCCCTTCCAAATACTGAAGAAGATATTAGAATTGTCAAAATAGGTGATTTTGATATAAATGCCTGCTGTGGTCTTCACCCTGCATCAACTCAAGACTTAAGACTTATTAAAATAAAAAGATTTACAAAGCACAAAGAAGGAACTAGAATAGAATTTTTAGCTGGTGAACGTGCTGTTTCTGATTCCTTTAAAAAAGATGAGTTCCAGAATTCTATTTGCAAATACCTAAATTGTAATGAAGATGAGGCCATAAATGGTATTAAGAACTTAAATGAAAGCCTTCGTGCAGCCAATGAAATGAATAAAAGCCTCAATGCTTTATTAGCTAAATATCAAGTCAAAGAAATCCTTGAAAATGCTGCTAAAGTAAATGATATTAAACTTATAAAACAAATATTTGATGGAGAAAACTTAAAGTATGTAAGCAATCTTACTTCAAAACTTATTGAAAGCGAGAGAACCATAGCATTAATGGCTGTAAAATCCGATGACAAAGTTAATCTGCTCTTCGCTTGCTCTAAAGATATTAGTGAAATAAAAATGAATGAACTTTTAAAGGATTCTATATCTCTTATTGATGGTAAAGGCGGTGGAAGCCCATTCCAGGCTCAAGGTGCTGGTAAAAATAACTCAAATCTTGAAAGCGCGATGGATTACGCTTTCAATAAAATCTCACATTTCTTAGGCTAG
- a CDS encoding galactose ABC transporter substrate-binding protein encodes MKIIIKIITFILVMFIAFIPPSISNVSRFAYSAINNNRKIYNVAVVIHRGDDPYMMRLKESLKNIQGKHNDINFTFYDAKNNIAIQNEIIDSVLKKNFDLIILNLANKKEDTVESIISNVKKENIPVIIMNIPQDTVKKVSPLYSKAAFVLPDSKKAGSTQGKIIVDLWNSNRKALDKNGDNILQYVLLKGEVDDPQTIDRSKYVISTLNDSAIKTESLGIIDANWTKELAKDSFEQLFLKYNRTIEAIISNNDAMAIGAIEALQKYGYNKGDQSKHISVFGIDGLPEAINLIDKGIMTGTVIQNQDIAAEMFYTIGMNLINDLNPVENTNYKVIGSEIIIPYSYAIYTGKP; translated from the coding sequence ATGAAAATAATAATAAAAATAATTACATTTATTCTAGTCATGTTTATTGCCTTTATACCACCGTCTATTAGTAATGTTAGTAGATTTGCTTATTCGGCTATAAATAATAATAGAAAAATATATAACGTTGCAGTAGTAATTCATAGAGGTGATGACCCCTATATGATGAGACTTAAAGAAAGCTTAAAGAACATTCAGGGAAAACATAATGATATCAATTTTACATTTTACGATGCCAAAAATAATATAGCTATACAAAATGAAATAATAGACTCTGTTCTCAAAAAAAATTTTGATTTAATTATATTAAATTTAGCAAATAAAAAAGAAGACACTGTAGAAAGTATTATTTCTAATGTTAAGAAAGAAAATATTCCAGTAATTATTATGAATATTCCGCAAGATACAGTAAAAAAAGTCTCCCCATTATATAGTAAAGCAGCTTTTGTACTACCAGATTCCAAAAAAGCTGGCAGTACCCAGGGAAAAATTATTGTTGACTTATGGAATAGCAATAGGAAAGCTTTAGATAAAAATGGTGATAACATACTACAATATGTTTTATTAAAAGGTGAAGTTGATGATCCACAAACAATTGATAGAAGTAAATATGTCATTTCCACACTTAATGATTCAGCAATAAAAACTGAGAGTCTAGGTATAATAGATGCTAATTGGACGAAAGAACTAGCTAAAGATTCCTTTGAACAATTATTTCTCAAGTATAATAGGACTATTGAAGCAATAATATCCAATAATGATGCTATGGCTATAGGTGCTATTGAAGCACTGCAAAAATATGGATATAACAAAGGCGATCAATCTAAACATATATCGGTATTTGGAATAGACGGACTGCCAGAAGCTATCAATTTAATTGATAAAGGTATTATGACTGGGACTGTCATTCAAAATCAAGATATTGCTGCTGAAATGTTTTATACTATTGGAATGAACTTAATTAATGATTTAAATCCTGTAGAAAATACAAATTACAAGGTTATCGGTAGCGAAATTATAATCCCATATTCTTATGCTATATATACAGGTAAACCATAA
- a CDS encoding polysaccharide deacetylase family protein, translating into MKLNHKNKVNRKSNIKKARMSILFIVVALLVITGGLVVAQRFSTSKQSVQAITDNAVQSQDKDSAKDSDDNSIDKESDSNVENVAYLEKYIEQQVKGQTPDGADGKKVAYLTFDDGPSETVTPQILDILKSENVNATFFLIGKYVDKDDASKDLVKREVAEGNAVGIHSYTHDYNYLFPNGKINLANCMSDFDKTDKALKNVLGQDFSTRAIRFPGGQMTWSKTDPKGAEAVDKALHEKDWHQIDWNALSGDAEDGGRKNAAQLTQEAIKTIGNREKALILMHDTYGKEETAKALPAIIEYLKQKGYEFKIIK; encoded by the coding sequence ATGAAGCTTAATCATAAGAACAAAGTAAATAGGAAAAGTAATATTAAGAAAGCAAGAATGAGTATACTATTTATTGTAGTTGCATTGTTAGTTATTACAGGAGGTTTAGTAGTTGCACAAAGATTTTCAACAAGTAAGCAAAGTGTACAAGCCATTACAGATAATGCAGTACAAAGCCAGGATAAGGACTCTGCTAAAGACAGTGATGATAATTCAATAGATAAAGAAAGTGATAGTAATGTGGAAAATGTTGCGTATTTAGAGAAATATATAGAGCAGCAGGTAAAAGGGCAAACGCCAGACGGAGCAGATGGTAAAAAAGTTGCTTACCTAACCTTTGATGATGGACCATCAGAAACAGTGACACCACAAATATTGGATATCCTTAAATCTGAAAATGTAAATGCAACCTTTTTTTTAATAGGAAAATATGTGGACAAAGATGATGCTAGTAAGGATCTGGTTAAAAGAGAAGTAGCAGAAGGTAATGCAGTAGGTATTCATTCTTATACACATGATTATAATTATTTATTTCCAAATGGAAAGATAAACTTGGCAAATTGTATGTCAGATTTTGATAAAACAGATAAAGCCTTAAAAAATGTTTTAGGACAAGATTTTTCCACAAGAGCCATAAGATTCCCAGGAGGACAGATGACCTGGAGTAAGACAGATCCAAAAGGAGCGGAGGCTGTGGATAAAGCTTTGCATGAGAAAGACTGGCATCAAATTGATTGGAATGCATTATCAGGGGATGCAGAAGATGGGGGACGTAAAAATGCAGCTCAGCTTACTCAGGAAGCTATAAAAACCATAGGAAATAGAGAAAAGGCGTTAATATTAATGCATGATACTTATGGAAAAGAAGAAACTGCAAAAGCTTTACCTGCAATAATAGAATATTTAAAGCAGAAAGGCTACGAATTTAAAATTATTAAATAA
- a CDS encoding ABC transporter ATP-binding protein: protein MKKSTFSRLLSYVSKYKGYMFIALIFALISNVLIAFMPLIVGKAIDKIIAKGRVDFDGLINTIIVLGVIYIVSAIFTWLFTTVANIVAYNTVKDLRNKALDKISSLPLKYFDRNPHGDIISRLTNDMDNISDGLFQGITQFYPGIITIVSSIVLMISLSFKLTVVIVLMTPPCFIIASFITRRSNKMFKEQQKTLGELNGYTEEIVGNQKVVRLFGYEERAEENFSGINKRLYTCGQLAQFYSSLTNPATRFVNNITYILIGLIGGVLSVLSGLSVGVISSFLTYSTQFSQPINNITSVATQLQAALASCERVFSILDEIPEKADSKEAENIKTSEGNVKFENVSFAYDEKVPLIEDFSVDIKKGSTVAIVGPTGAGKTTMVNLLMRFYELNKGKITIDGREINSFTRDSLRSQFGMVLQDTWLFEGTIRENIAYGKPNATLNEVESAAKAAYIHSFIKRLPDGYDTMITESGGNLSEGQKQLLTIARVMLIDPPMLILDEATSNVDTRTEIKIQNAFLSMMKGRTSFVIAHRLSTIRDADLILVMKNGKIVERGNHDELVNKGGIYTELYNSQFKHQL, encoded by the coding sequence ATGAAAAAAAGTACATTTTCTAGATTATTAAGTTATGTTTCAAAATATAAAGGTTATATGTTTATAGCTTTAATATTTGCTCTTATAAGTAATGTGCTCATTGCTTTTATGCCATTAATAGTTGGAAAGGCCATTGATAAGATAATTGCTAAAGGAAGAGTAGATTTTGATGGTTTAATTAATACGATTATAGTCCTTGGTGTAATTTATATAGTAAGTGCGATATTTACCTGGCTTTTCACCACAGTTGCTAATATAGTAGCTTATAATACTGTAAAAGATCTTAGAAATAAAGCTTTAGATAAAATAAGCAGTCTGCCTTTAAAGTATTTTGACAGAAATCCTCATGGAGATATTATAAGCAGGCTGACAAATGATATGGATAATATTTCAGATGGATTATTTCAAGGAATAACTCAATTTTATCCAGGAATAATAACAATAGTAAGTTCAATTGTTCTAATGATAAGTTTAAGCTTTAAATTAACGGTTGTAATAGTGTTAATGACTCCTCCATGTTTTATTATTGCTTCTTTTATTACAAGAAGGTCTAATAAAATGTTTAAGGAACAGCAAAAAACTCTTGGAGAATTAAATGGATATACAGAAGAAATAGTAGGGAACCAAAAGGTAGTAAGACTTTTTGGATATGAAGAGAGAGCAGAGGAGAATTTCTCTGGAATTAATAAAAGACTTTATACATGTGGACAGCTAGCACAGTTTTATTCCTCTCTCACAAATCCAGCGACACGTTTTGTAAATAATATTACATATATTTTAATTGGTTTAATCGGAGGGGTACTTTCTGTTTTAAGTGGATTAAGTGTTGGTGTAATTTCGAGCTTTTTAACGTACTCAACACAATTTTCACAGCCTATAAATAATATAACCAGTGTAGCTACTCAGCTTCAAGCTGCACTTGCTTCTTGTGAAAGGGTGTTTTCTATTTTAGATGAAATACCAGAAAAAGCAGATTCTAAAGAAGCTGAAAATATAAAGACTAGTGAGGGAAATGTTAAGTTTGAAAATGTATCCTTTGCTTATGATGAAAAAGTGCCCCTTATAGAAGATTTTAGTGTTGATATAAAAAAGGGAAGTACTGTAGCTATTGTAGGTCCTACTGGGGCAGGAAAAACTACTATGGTAAATCTTCTTATGAGATTTTATGAATTGAATAAAGGAAAAATCACCATAGATGGCAGAGAAATAAATAGTTTTACAAGAGATAGTCTTAGAAGTCAATTTGGTATGGTTCTTCAGGATACCTGGCTTTTTGAAGGAACTATAAGAGAAAATATAGCCTATGGCAAACCAAATGCCACTTTAAATGAGGTTGAAAGTGCTGCCAAGGCAGCGTATATCCATAGCTTCATAAAGAGACTTCCTGATGGCTATGACACAATGATAACTGAATCAGGAGGTAATCTTTCAGAAGGTCAGAAGCAGCTTCTAACTATAGCAAGGGTTATGCTCATAGATCCTCCTATGCTTATATTAGATGAAGCAACAAGTAACGTAGATACAAGAACAGAAATTAAGATACAGAATGCTTTTCTTTCAATGATGAAGGGACGTACAAGTTTTGTAATTGCTCATAGGCTTTCAACTATACGAGATGCAGATTTAATACTTGTTATGAAGAACGGTAAAATTGTTGAAAGAGGAAATCATGATGAGCTCGTAAATAAAGGTGGAATTTATACAGAACTATATAATAGCCAATTTAAGCATCAACTATAA
- a CDS encoding ABC transporter ATP-binding protein, protein MNNLLKFIKPYKKQVILGPIFKLLEAVFEISIPTIMVLITDKGIGTKDINYIIRIGIIMLLMAVCGVLSSFTCQYFASIAAQGFGTALRNAIFKKIGTFSYNEIDDFGTSSLINRVTNDVNQLQLGLAMFIRLAIRVPFLCIGGIIMAMLLDVKLSLIMYLSIPFFIFAIYLIMSKSLPLYKVVQKRLDKLALILRENLSGVRVIRAFSRVEGERIRFKESNEELAGTAIKVGKISALMNPVTSIIMNFALMAVIWFGGIRVDSGAMTTGKVIAYINYINMVLSALIVLASLIVTFTKAAASAARVNEVFNTEASIKYNGNKSFNKECDDTIPILKFDKVSFSYKGSKEDAVSDITFEIKRGQMVGIIGGTGSGKTTLVNLIPRLYDTSKGDILINGINVRDYKKNELDNNIGFVPQKAVLFSGSVSDNIKWGAQNATMDEVKKAAEIGMAKDFIEKMPEKYDTYISQGGVNFSGGQKQRLTIARALVKKPEILIMDDSLSALDYATDAALRKALKENSNGTTVIMVTQRISTIKDADLIIVLDDGKLVGVGNHEELLKESDVYKEICSSQITKEAM, encoded by the coding sequence TTGAATAACTTATTAAAATTCATAAAGCCGTATAAAAAACAAGTTATATTAGGACCTATATTTAAATTGCTAGAGGCTGTTTTTGAAATATCAATACCTACCATAATGGTGCTTATAACAGATAAAGGCATAGGAACGAAGGATATTAACTACATAATTAGAATAGGAATTATAATGCTTTTAATGGCAGTCTGCGGAGTATTATCATCTTTTACCTGTCAATATTTCGCATCTATTGCTGCTCAAGGATTTGGAACAGCTCTTAGAAATGCTATATTTAAGAAAATAGGTACATTTTCTTATAATGAAATTGATGATTTTGGAACATCATCTCTTATTAATCGTGTAACCAATGATGTAAATCAACTTCAATTAGGTCTTGCAATGTTCATAAGACTTGCCATAAGAGTACCATTTCTTTGTATTGGTGGAATTATAATGGCAATGTTACTTGATGTTAAATTATCTTTAATAATGTATTTATCAATTCCATTTTTTATTTTTGCAATATATCTTATTATGAGTAAATCACTTCCACTTTATAAAGTAGTTCAAAAAAGACTTGATAAATTAGCTCTTATATTAAGAGAAAATTTATCTGGAGTAAGAGTTATAAGAGCCTTTTCAAGAGTAGAGGGTGAAAGAATAAGGTTTAAAGAATCCAATGAAGAACTTGCAGGTACTGCAATCAAGGTTGGAAAAATATCTGCCTTAATGAATCCTGTTACAAGTATAATAATGAATTTTGCACTTATGGCAGTAATTTGGTTTGGAGGAATAAGAGTAGATTCAGGAGCGATGACCACAGGAAAAGTCATTGCTTATATAAACTATATAAACATGGTTTTATCAGCACTTATAGTACTTGCTTCTCTTATAGTTACCTTTACCAAAGCAGCAGCCAGTGCAGCACGTGTGAATGAAGTGTTTAATACAGAAGCAAGCATTAAGTATAATGGAAATAAAAGTTTCAATAAAGAATGTGATGATACGATTCCAATACTTAAGTTTGACAAAGTATCCTTTTCTTATAAAGGTTCTAAAGAGGATGCCGTAAGTGATATAACATTTGAAATAAAAAGAGGACAGATGGTTGGAATTATAGGAGGTACAGGTTCAGGAAAAACTACTTTGGTTAATTTAATTCCTAGATTATATGATACCAGCAAAGGTGATATATTAATAAACGGAATTAATGTGAGGGATTATAAGAAAAATGAGCTTGATAATAATATAGGTTTTGTGCCTCAGAAGGCTGTTTTATTTTCAGGTAGTGTGTCAGATAACATAAAATGGGGAGCTCAAAATGCCACAATGGATGAAGTAAAAAAAGCAGCTGAAATTGGAATGGCGAAAGATTTTATAGAAAAAATGCCTGAAAAGTATGATACCTACATTTCTCAAGGAGGCGTGAATTTTTCTGGAGGGCAGAAACAAAGACTTACTATAGCAAGAGCTTTAGTAAAAAAACCAGAAATATTAATTATGGATGATAGCTTAAGTGCTCTTGATTATGCTACAGATGCAGCTCTTAGAAAAGCTCTTAAGGAAAATTCTAATGGAACAACTGTAATTATGGTTACTCAAAGAATAAGCACTATAAAAGATGCAGATTTAATAATTGTATTAGATGATGGAAAACTCGTAGGAGTAGGGAATCATGAAGAATTACTTAAAGAGTCAGATGTTTATAAGGAAATATGTAGCTCTCAAATTACAAAGGAGGCTATGTAA
- a CDS encoding LysR family transcriptional regulator: MDIKQLKYFYVIAEEGQITNAAKRLHIAQPPLSYQLKNLENELGVQLVERGSRNIKLTDAGLILYKRAKQILSLTKSTEDELKDFKHGVNGTLSIGTVSSSGASLLDSRMSIFHEKYPFINFEIHEGNTYELLEALNNGIIEIAIVRTPFNASGINSIFLPKEPMVAAMVKKLNWTDNNIIATTELNNKPLIFYRRFEGLIFKVCQASNFEPAIFCKNDDARTSLLWANAGLGIAIVPKSSIKLIGSSNLIFKEIDNAELSTQIAIIWSKTGYLSSAGKNFLNLFKDK; this comes from the coding sequence ATAGATATTAAGCAATTAAAATATTTCTATGTTATCGCAGAAGAAGGACAAATAACGAATGCTGCAAAAAGGCTTCACATTGCCCAACCTCCATTAAGTTATCAACTGAAAAATCTAGAAAATGAACTAGGAGTACAACTAGTTGAAAGAGGCAGCCGTAATATAAAATTGACAGATGCAGGACTTATTCTTTATAAACGTGCTAAACAAATACTATCCCTGACAAAATCTACTGAAGATGAATTAAAGGATTTTAAACATGGGGTAAACGGAACCTTATCCATAGGAACTGTATCTTCATCTGGAGCTTCACTTTTAGACAGCAGAATGAGTATATTTCACGAAAAATATCCCTTCATAAATTTTGAAATTCATGAAGGGAATACTTACGAACTCTTAGAAGCATTAAATAATGGCATAATTGAAATTGCAATAGTAAGAACTCCTTTTAATGCTTCTGGAATAAACTCAATTTTTCTTCCAAAAGAGCCTATGGTTGCAGCAATGGTAAAGAAACTTAATTGGACAGATAATAATATTATTGCTACTACAGAATTAAATAATAAACCATTAATCTTTTATAGGAGATTTGAAGGCCTAATATTCAAGGTATGTCAAGCTTCTAATTTTGAGCCTGCTATATTTTGCAAAAATGATGATGCAAGAACCTCTTTACTTTGGGCTAATGCTGGACTTGGGATTGCTATAGTTCCAAAATCTTCAATAAAATTAATAGGTTCTTCAAACTTAATTTTTAAGGAAATTGATAATGCAGAACTGTCAACTCAAATAGCTATAATATGGTCTAAAACAGGTTATCTTTCTTCTGCCGGGAAAAACTTTTTGAATCTTTTTAAAGATAAATAA
- a CDS encoding ABC transporter substrate-binding protein, with amino-acid sequence MKKLIAVTLCIFFAAAFTGCNSSQGTTSSEQNSKAQDSQKTKSITDASGAKVEVPTTINKIADSWKAHNEVLSVLGVGDKVVATSLTKVATPWIYKVTPNMNSAVSTFGANFNTEDLMNNKPDVVFVQAADKSVDKISSLGIPTVQLNFTDFDSMKKCVTLTGEVLGGDAEKRAAEYNKYLDDKIKIIKDVTSDVPDNEKPKILHVESLSPIAVDGGNSIINDWIESAGGINAAKEINGTMKEVSLEQVMEWNPDIIILGGDGSNGKVNLLDNMVNDPNWQKVSAVKNGKVYQNPAGAYLWDRYSCEEALQIQWAAKTIYPDKFKDLDISAETKSFFKKFLNYDLTDEEVEQILKAQPPNE; translated from the coding sequence ATGAAAAAATTAATAGCAGTAACTTTATGTATTTTTTTTGCAGCAGCATTTACTGGATGTAATTCAAGTCAAGGAACTACATCTTCGGAGCAGAATTCTAAAGCACAAGATTCTCAAAAAACGAAAAGCATTACGGATGCTTCAGGTGCAAAAGTTGAAGTGCCTACAACTATAAATAAAATTGCTGATTCTTGGAAAGCTCATAATGAAGTTTTATCTGTATTAGGTGTTGGTGATAAGGTGGTAGCAACCTCTCTTACTAAGGTAGCTACTCCATGGATTTATAAGGTTACTCCAAATATGAATAGCGCAGTCAGTACCTTTGGGGCAAATTTTAATACAGAGGATTTAATGAATAATAAGCCAGATGTAGTATTTGTACAAGCAGCTGATAAAAGCGTTGATAAAATTTCAAGCTTAGGTATTCCAACAGTCCAATTAAATTTCACTGATTTTGATTCAATGAAAAAGTGTGTGACTCTAACAGGAGAGGTTTTAGGTGGAGATGCTGAAAAACGTGCAGCTGAATATAATAAATACTTAGATGACAAAATAAAAATAATTAAAGATGTCACTTCAGATGTACCGGATAATGAAAAACCTAAAATTCTCCATGTAGAATCTCTATCTCCAATTGCAGTTGATGGAGGAAATTCTATTATTAATGACTGGATTGAATCTGCTGGGGGAATAAACGCAGCAAAGGAAATTAATGGTACTATGAAAGAAGTATCTTTAGAGCAGGTAATGGAGTGGAATCCTGATATAATTATACTTGGTGGTGACGGGTCTAATGGTAAAGTAAATCTTTTAGATAACATGGTTAATGATCCAAACTGGCAGAAAGTATCAGCAGTCAAAAATGGAAAGGTATATCAAAATCCAGCAGGAGCATATTTATGGGATCGTTACAGTTGTGAAGAAGCTCTTCAGATTCAATGGGCTGCCAAAACAATTTATCCTGATAAATTTAAAGATTTAGATATATCTGCTGAGACAAAAAGCTTCTTTAAGAAATTTTTGAATTACGATCTTACTGATGAAGAAGTTGAGCAAATACTAAAAGCGCAGCCACCTAACGAATAA
- a CDS encoding iron ABC transporter permease: protein MKETNQVTLKKAKRIPIQIILILILLFIFLISFSVGRYSVTPKELIYIFYAKITGIPKTWSDNIESVIFQIRLPRIMAALIIGASLSVSGASYQCLFKNPMVSSDILGASAGAGFGAAIALLLSFNMSGVEFLAFVFGMGAVFATYIISKIIGRGNSTTLILVLTGIVISSLFQSLISLIKYVADPDSKLPAITFWLMGGISNITANEIYLLLASFIIGIIPILLLRWKLNILAFGDEEAKSLGINVDRMRVILIFCSTLLTASSVAMAGMVGWVGLVIPHVTRLIVGPNYKTLIPNCVIIGASYLLLIDDISRTIFPMEIPLGILTSLIGAPFFLSILLKARKNSI, encoded by the coding sequence ATGAAGGAAACAAACCAGGTGACTCTAAAAAAAGCTAAAAGAATACCAATACAGATAATATTAATTTTAATACTGTTATTTATATTTCTAATTTCATTTTCAGTTGGAAGGTATTCTGTTACACCTAAAGAACTTATTTACATATTCTATGCAAAGATAACAGGAATTCCTAAAACTTGGTCCGATAATATTGAATCTGTAATATTCCAAATAAGATTACCACGAATTATGGCAGCTTTAATAATTGGCGCATCCCTCTCAGTTTCAGGAGCATCCTATCAATGTCTATTTAAGAATCCTATGGTTTCTTCTGATATATTAGGTGCTTCAGCAGGCGCTGGTTTTGGGGCAGCTATTGCTCTTTTATTATCCTTCAATATGTCAGGAGTAGAATTTTTAGCGTTTGTTTTTGGGATGGGAGCAGTTTTTGCAACTTACATAATAAGTAAGATCATTGGCCGCGGTAATAGCACGACATTAATATTAGTGCTTACAGGAATAGTAATTTCATCTCTATTTCAATCTCTTATTTCACTGATAAAATATGTAGCTGATCCAGATAGTAAACTGCCAGCTATAACGTTCTGGCTTATGGGTGGGATTTCTAATATAACAGCAAATGAAATTTATTTGTTACTAGCTTCATTTATTATAGGAATAATACCAATTTTATTACTGAGGTGGAAATTAAATATTCTTGCCTTTGGTGATGAAGAAGCAAAATCCTTAGGAATAAATGTAGATAGAATGAGGGTTATTTTAATATTCTGCTCTACTTTATTGACAGCATCTTCAGTTGCCATGGCTGGAATGGTCGGATGGGTAGGACTAGTTATTCCTCATGTAACCAGGCTTATTGTTGGACCAAATTATAAAACGCTTATACCAAATTGTGTAATAATTGGAGCGAGTTATCTACTCTTGATTGATGATATCTCAAGAACCATATTTCCAATGGAAATACCTCTTGGAATTTTAACTTCATTAATAGGGGCACCATTTTTTTTAAGTATATTGTTAAAAGCAAGAAAAAATTCAATATAA
- a CDS encoding ABC transporter ATP-binding protein, which translates to MKLEVKNAFCGYGTNIIVKDISISISSGEILCLLGANGVGKTTFFKSILGFLKLQGGEILLDGENISDWTRNKLARTIGYVPQAHTPPFPFKVFDVVLMGRSPHMSMFSSPSQQDIDIAEKAIDSLKISYLKDKIYTEISGGERQMVLIARALTQQPKILIMDEPTSNLDFGNQIRVLERINELSKNGLAVIMTSHFPNHAFLCSTKVALIQRNSEFTVGNVDEVVTEEKLKKAYGINVKIITTSDLKGAKIKTCVPMIS; encoded by the coding sequence ATGAAATTAGAGGTTAAGAATGCGTTTTGTGGTTATGGCACAAATATTATAGTCAAAGATATATCTATAAGCATAAGCTCTGGAGAAATATTATGTTTATTAGGAGCTAATGGTGTAGGAAAGACAACTTTTTTTAAGAGCATATTAGGCTTTTTGAAACTGCAGGGTGGAGAAATACTTCTAGATGGAGAAAACATAAGTGACTGGACTAGAAACAAGTTGGCCCGAACTATTGGTTATGTGCCTCAAGCCCATACCCCGCCTTTTCCATTTAAAGTTTTTGATGTGGTTTTAATGGGAAGAAGTCCACATATGTCTATGTTTTCTTCTCCAAGTCAGCAAGACATAGATATTGCAGAAAAAGCTATAGACTCTTTAAAAATATCGTATCTAAAGGATAAAATTTATACAGAAATAAGTGGAGGAGAAAGGCAGATGGTTTTAATTGCCAGAGCTCTTACGCAGCAACCTAAAATATTGATAATGGATGAGCCAACGTCCAATTTAGATTTTGGAAATCAAATTAGGGTTCTGGAGAGGATAAATGAGCTTTCTAAAAATGGCCTAGCAGTTATCATGACATCACATTTTCCGAATCACGCCTTTTTATGTTCGACAAAGGTTGCATTAATTCAGAGAAATAGTGAGTTCACAGTAGGAAATGTGGACGAAGTAGTTACAGAAGAAAAGCTCAAAAAAGCATATGGTATAAATGTTAAAATCATTACTACTAGTGATTTAAAGGGAGCTAAGATAAAAACTTGTGTACCAATGATTAGCTGA
- a CDS encoding heavy-metal-associated domain-containing protein: MKKKILIEGMSCEHCVAHVKEGLENLDKVTSVEVSLENKWAIVETENSDDELKNAIEEEGYDVVNIK; the protein is encoded by the coding sequence ATGAAAAAGAAAATATTAATTGAAGGAATGAGTTGTGAACATTGTGTTGCTCATGTAAAGGAAGGTTTAGAAAATTTAGATAAAGTGACATCAGTAGAAGTAAGTCTTGAGAATAAGTGGGCAATAGTTGAAACTGAAAATAGTGACGACGAATTAAAAAATGCAATTGAAGAAGAAGGCTATGATGTAGTCAATATAAAATAG